In Longimicrobium sp., one DNA window encodes the following:
- a CDS encoding NupC/NupG family nucleoside CNT transporter: protein MGILAFIALAWAMSVHKRRIDWRLVAWGLALQFIFALLILKTPWGAAFFDAANDTFNALMGYTVEGARFLFGNLVFNNIPTGAGGTGFPPMEPIGATTGWAASGAFFAFNVLPTIIFFSSLMTLLYHLGIMQGVVKAFAWVMMRTMKISGAESLSTAGNIFLGQTEAPLLVKPFIGTMTKSEMHCVMVGGFGTVAGGVLAAYVGFLVAYFPDIAGHLISASVMAAPACILVSKIMYPETEEPVTAGSVKIKLEKVDANVIDAAARGASEGLSLALNVGAMLIAFIALVALLNGMLSGTAGLFGLDLTIQKLLGWIFAPFAWLMGVPNPDVLAVGTLLGEKTALNEFVAYAHLGGMLQEGAGLQPRSVVLATYALCGFANFSSIAIQIGGIGGMAPERRGDLSRLGLRAMIAGTLANFMTACVVGILT from the coding sequence CTGGGCATCCTTGCCTTCATCGCGCTCGCCTGGGCGATGAGCGTGCACAAGCGGCGGATAGACTGGCGGCTGGTGGCGTGGGGACTGGCGCTTCAGTTCATCTTCGCTCTCCTGATCCTCAAGACGCCCTGGGGCGCGGCGTTCTTCGACGCGGCGAACGACACGTTCAACGCGCTGATGGGCTATACCGTGGAGGGGGCCAGGTTCCTGTTCGGCAACCTGGTGTTCAACAACATCCCGACCGGCGCGGGTGGCACGGGCTTCCCGCCGATGGAGCCCATCGGCGCCACGACGGGATGGGCGGCCTCCGGAGCGTTCTTCGCCTTCAACGTGCTGCCGACCATCATCTTCTTCTCGTCGCTGATGACGCTGCTCTACCACCTGGGCATCATGCAGGGGGTGGTGAAGGCGTTCGCGTGGGTGATGATGAGGACCATGAAGATCAGCGGCGCCGAAAGCCTGAGCACCGCCGGGAACATCTTCCTGGGACAGACCGAGGCGCCGCTGCTGGTGAAGCCGTTCATCGGCACCATGACCAAGAGCGAGATGCACTGCGTGATGGTGGGCGGCTTCGGCACGGTGGCGGGCGGCGTGCTGGCGGCCTACGTGGGATTCCTGGTGGCGTACTTTCCCGACATCGCCGGACACCTGATCAGCGCCTCGGTGATGGCGGCCCCGGCCTGCATTCTCGTCTCCAAGATCATGTATCCCGAGACGGAAGAGCCGGTGACGGCCGGGAGCGTGAAGATCAAGCTGGAGAAGGTGGATGCCAACGTGATCGACGCCGCGGCGCGAGGCGCCAGCGAAGGGCTGAGCCTGGCCCTGAACGTGGGCGCCATGCTCATCGCGTTCATCGCGCTTGTCGCCCTGCTGAACGGAATGCTCAGCGGGACGGCGGGGCTCTTCGGGCTGGACCTGACCATCCAGAAGCTGCTGGGATGGATCTTCGCCCCGTTCGCCTGGCTGATGGGCGTGCCCAACCCGGACGTGCTGGCGGTGGGCACGCTCCTGGGCGAAAAGACGGCTCTGAACGAGTTCGTGGCGTACGCGCACCTGGGCGGCATGCTGCAGGAGGGCGCCGGGCTGCAGCCGCGCTCGGTGGTGCTGGCCACCTACGCGCTCTGCGGCTTCGCCAACTTCAGCTCCATCGCCATCCAGATCGGCGGCATCGGCGGCATGGCGCCGGAGCGCCGCGGCGACCTGAGCCGGCTCGGTCTGCGGGCGATGATCGCGGGCACACTGGCCAACTTCATGACCGCGTGCGTGGTCGGCATCCTGACCTGA